In Parasegetibacter sp. NRK P23, the genomic stretch CTTTCAAAGCATTTCTGCCCGGCTGGGCGCTTATGCAGAGGGAAAAAACAGGGTACGGAGCAAATAAGCTGTGGTTCCGGGTAAAGGCGCAGGCCGAATGGTTTTATATACGTGACAAATTTGTCATTGGATTTTTTTATAAAGCCTAACAATGATAGCTTCGCTGAAAAATTGACATTGCCGCCAGCCTTTCCCACCCTTTGTTCCTGCCAAACCTGAAAAAAATACCGGAAGATTGGCTTTGGTACAGAATTAGTTATCCGTTATGCGCCGTACAGGCACTGTATTCATAAACTACAAAAAAACCATACTACTATGGCTAAGAAGTTAAGTGTTACTCCTTTGCACGACAGGGTGATCGTAAAACCAGCCCCTGCTGAAGAAAAATCATCCGGCGGAATCATTATCCCCGACACCGCCAAGGAAAAACCCCAGAGAGGTACCGTGGTAGCCGCAGGTCCCGGTAAAAAAGATGAACCCGTTACTGTGAAAGCGGGCGATACCGTTCTGTATGGCAAATATGCCGGAACGGAAATCAGCATCGAAGGATTGGATTACCTCATCATGCGTGAGAGCGATATCCTCGCGATCGTTTAATCAAATTCCCTCATTTTTTTTCTGAATCATTTTAATTCTACAATAACATGGCTAAACAATTGTTCTTCGATATCGAAGCCCGCAATAGGATGAAGAAAGGCGTTGACACGCTTGCCAACGCAGTGAAAGTTACCCTCGGTCCAAAAGGCCGTAACGTGGTAATCGAAAAGAAATTCGGCGCCCCCTCCATTACTAAAGATGGTGTGAGTGTTGCAAAAGAAATTGAACTGGAAGATCCCATCGAGAACATGGGTGCCCAGATGGTGAAAGAAGTGGCTTCCAAAACTGCTGACATCGCCGGAGACGGTACCACAACAGCTACCGTTCTCGCACAATCCATCATCTCCGAAGGATTGAAAATGGTGGCCGCAGGCGCTAACCCTATGGACCTGAAACGCGGTATCGACAAAGCCGTGAGCTTGGTGGTGGAAAACCTGAAAGGACAAAGCCAGACCGTAGGCAACGATTCCAAAAAAATCCAGCAGGTGGCCAGCATCTCCGCCAACAACGACGAAACCATCGGTAAACTCATCGCCGAAGCTTTCGCCCGTGTAGGTAAAGAAGGGGTGATTACCGTAGAAGAAGCTAAAGGTACCGATACTACTGTGGAAGTAGTGGAAGGTATGCAGTTCGACCGTGGCTACATTTCTCCCTACTTCGTGACCAACAGCGAGAAAATGGAAGCTGAACTGCAGAACCCATATATCCTGATCTACGACAAGAAGATCAGCGCCATGAAAGACATCCTCCATATCCTGGAGAAAGTAGCTCAAAGTGGCCGTCCGCTGCTCATCATCGCAGAAGACCTCGAAGGTGAAGCACTGGCTACCCTGGTGGTGAACAAACTGCGTGGCACCCTGAAAGTGGCCGCTGTTAAAGCACCTGGCTTCGGTGACCGCAGAAAAGAAATGCTGACTGATATCGCGATCCTGACCGCAGGTACCGTTATCAGCGAAGAACTGGGCCACAAACTGGAAGGGGCCGACCTTTCTTCCCTTGGTCAGGCTGCTTCTGTTACCATCGATAAAGACAATACCACTATCGTAGGCGGTAAAGGTAAAAAAGCCGATATCACTGCCCGCGTAAACCAGATCAAAGCACAGGTGGAGAACACAACTTCCGATTACGATCGTGAGAAACTCCAGGAGCGTCTGGCCAAACTGGCTGGCGGTGTTGCCGTACTGTACGTAGGTGCCGCTACAGAAGTGGAAATGAAAGAGAAAAAAGACCGTGTTGACGACGCCCTGCACGCTACCCGCGCCGCAGTAGAAGAAGGTATCGTTCCCGGTGGTGGTGTCGCGTTCATCCGCGCCATTGAAAGCCTGGAAGCGAAAGTGAAAGGCCAGATCGCCGACGAACAAACCGGTATGGCCATCGTTCGCCGTGCACTGGAAGAACCCATCCGCACGCTGACCGCTAACGCAGGTATCGACGGTTCTATCGTGGTACAACGCATCAAAGAAGGTAAAGGTGATTTCGGCTTCAATGCCCGCACCGAGAACTTCGAAAACCTGTTCAAAGCAGGGGTGATCGATCCTACCAAAGTAAGCCGTGTTGCCCTTGAGAACGCCGCTTCTATCGCCGGTATGCTCCTCACTACTGAGTGCGTAATCGCCGATAAACCCAAGAAAGAAGAAGCACACGCTCATCCCGGCGCTCCCGGAATGGACATGGGCTACTAAGCTGAATAGTCTTAAAAAAGAGACCCCGCTCCACAAGAGCGGGGTTTTTTATTGAACCAGGCAGCCCTTTCATCCGTATATAAGGTATGAAAATACCGGCCATCCTGAAATGGAGTTGCTTACTCGGCGCATTGTCGTTTTCCATGGCGCATTGCAGAAAAAATGAAACGTCCGCGCCTTTACCACAAACGGACACCACATTGCGGTGGCTGGCCCTCGGCGATTCCTACACCATAGGTGAATCCGTGCTGCCCGCTGAAAGGTATCCCGTTCAGGCCGTAAAACTGCTTGCGGAGGAAAACATCCGCTTCGCATCCCCCGAAATCATTGCCAGGACCGGTTGGACCACGGCAGATTTGTGGTACGCACTCCAGGATAAACCAACCTCCCCGCAATATGACCTGGTTACCCTCCTGATCGGCGTTAACAACCAATACCAGGGCCGGTCACAGGAGGAATACACGAACGGGTTCTCACAACTACTCTCCAAAGCAGTGCAGTTTGCCGGCAACCGGCCACAAAGGGTGATTGTACTCTCCATCCCCGACTATGCTGTTACACCTTTTGCAAGAGGGGCCGATACAGAGCGCATCAGCCGCGAAATAGACCAGTTCAACGCGATCAACAAAAAAATAACACAACAGGCCGGCATCGCTTACGTAGACGTTACCACCGCCTCAAGAACTGCGGCCTCTGATCCTTCCCTTATTGCATCCGACAGCCTGCACTTCTCCGGAAAAGCCTATACCCAGTGGGCCAAAATGCTGGTCCCGGTAGTGAAAAACGCCTTACGCCCCTAAGCGGTGCCACCGCTATAGCGGCGGCACCGGGTACC encodes the following:
- the groES gene encoding co-chaperone GroES → MAKKLSVTPLHDRVIVKPAPAEEKSSGGIIIPDTAKEKPQRGTVVAAGPGKKDEPVTVKAGDTVLYGKYAGTEISIEGLDYLIMRESDILAIV
- the groL gene encoding chaperonin GroEL (60 kDa chaperone family; promotes refolding of misfolded polypeptides especially under stressful conditions; forms two stacked rings of heptamers to form a barrel-shaped 14mer; ends can be capped by GroES; misfolded proteins enter the barrel where they are refolded when GroES binds); this encodes MAKQLFFDIEARNRMKKGVDTLANAVKVTLGPKGRNVVIEKKFGAPSITKDGVSVAKEIELEDPIENMGAQMVKEVASKTADIAGDGTTTATVLAQSIISEGLKMVAAGANPMDLKRGIDKAVSLVVENLKGQSQTVGNDSKKIQQVASISANNDETIGKLIAEAFARVGKEGVITVEEAKGTDTTVEVVEGMQFDRGYISPYFVTNSEKMEAELQNPYILIYDKKISAMKDILHILEKVAQSGRPLLIIAEDLEGEALATLVVNKLRGTLKVAAVKAPGFGDRRKEMLTDIAILTAGTVISEELGHKLEGADLSSLGQAASVTIDKDNTTIVGGKGKKADITARVNQIKAQVENTTSDYDREKLQERLAKLAGGVAVLYVGAATEVEMKEKKDRVDDALHATRAAVEEGIVPGGGVAFIRAIESLEAKVKGQIADEQTGMAIVRRALEEPIRTLTANAGIDGSIVVQRIKEGKGDFGFNARTENFENLFKAGVIDPTKVSRVALENAASIAGMLLTTECVIADKPKKEEAHAHPGAPGMDMGY
- a CDS encoding SGNH/GDSL hydrolase family protein, encoding MKIPAILKWSCLLGALSFSMAHCRKNETSAPLPQTDTTLRWLALGDSYTIGESVLPAERYPVQAVKLLAEENIRFASPEIIARTGWTTADLWYALQDKPTSPQYDLVTLLIGVNNQYQGRSQEEYTNGFSQLLSKAVQFAGNRPQRVIVLSIPDYAVTPFARGADTERISREIDQFNAINKKITQQAGIAYVDVTTASRTAASDPSLIASDSLHFSGKAYTQWAKMLVPVVKNALRP